One stretch of Jiangella gansuensis DSM 44835 DNA includes these proteins:
- a CDS encoding DUF6112 family protein, which yields MQVQLTGPRYAPPFQTSNRAIDIAPNDDGLPGIVSLRDVVGAGMTFGLVLSVLALIIATVVWGFGANSSNPHLAGRGKSGVLVACGAAVLCGAAVTLVNFFWDVGQGIS from the coding sequence ATGCAGGTTCAACTGACCGGGCCCCGGTACGCCCCACCTTTCCAGACCTCTAACCGGGCGATCGATATTGCGCCGAATGACGACGGCCTGCCGGGCATCGTGTCGCTGCGCGACGTCGTGGGTGCGGGGATGACGTTCGGTCTCGTCCTGTCCGTGCTGGCGTTGATCATCGCGACGGTGGTGTGGGGGTTCGGCGCGAACTCGTCGAACCCGCACCTGGCGGGGCGGGGGAAGTCCGGCGTGCTGGTCGCCTGCGGCGCCGCGGTGCTGTGTGGCGCCGCGGTGACGCTGGTGAACTTCTTCTGGGACGTCGGCCAGGGCATCTCGTGA